The following are encoded together in the Osmia lignaria lignaria isolate PbOS001 chromosome 13, iyOsmLign1, whole genome shotgun sequence genome:
- the LOC117601972 gene encoding SH3 domain-containing protein Dlish: MAFLCPVRIRRGKKKKPGVHNFNLEKDCGGAGGTGLGLGTKVPLPPGRITGSASIETLVRVGIEKENGLSPDSKMVIVHDFTPCVDDELQVKRGQVVNVLYRENDWVYVIAADTRMEGFVPHSYCAPYTSQLAELTLATLMNNVKKKLPRSNETDCDFAGTGRSQTADAQQTDTGSASDCESYARNVTTADVNVNRSNITQSQNSIQTVSSQPDVHPFFKDPSAGRYIVLYTFVARDENDVSVERGEFVTVLNRDDPDWFWVLRHCDGNEGFVPSGFVYPGHVLHSYATTATTTAATTSTETHSLGKGSNGMPGNESLQQKGLRDFRDETNGTELVVLYDYKAQAPDDLSVRRADWIYADLGNQTVDGWLWAYAPKTRKYGFIPKAYARPPAMTSL, encoded by the exons ATGGCTTTTTTATGTCCAGTACGTATACggcgaggaaagaaaaagaaac ctgGTGTACACAACTTTAATTTGGAAAAGGATTGTGGTGGAGCAGGAGGTACAGGACTTGGTTTAGGAACTAAAGTGCCATTACCCCCTGGTCGTATAACAGGGAGTGCTAGTATAGAGACTTTAGTTAGAGTAGGGATCGAAAAGGAAAATGGATTATCACCTGATAGCAAAATGGTTATTGTTCATGATTTTACACCTTGTGTTGATGATGAACTTCAAGTAAAACGAGGCCAG GTTGTAAATGTTTTGTATAGAGAGAATGATTGGGTGTATGTAATAGCAGCTGATACACGTATGGAAGGCTTTGTACCACATTCGTATTGTGCACCTTACACATCTCAGCTTGCCGAATTAACGCTTGCTACACTTATGAAcaatgtgaaaaaaaaattgccaAGATCTAACGAGACTGATTGCGATTTTGCCGGTACAGGTCGTTCACAAACGGCAGACGCACAACAAACTGACACTGGATCGGCATCCGATTGCGAGAGTTATGCTCGTAATGTCACTACTGCTGATGTAAATGTTAATCGATCTAATATCACACAGTCTCAAAATTCTATTCAAACTGTATCTTCTCAGCCGGATGTACATCCTTTCTTTAAG GATCCATCAGCTGGAAGATACATTGTACTTTATACTTTTGTAGCTAGAGATGAAAATGATGTTAGCGTAGAGAGGGGTGAATTTGTAACTGTACTCAATCGAGACGATCCAGATTGGTTTTGGGTACTTAGACATTGCGATGGAAACGAAGGATTTGTGCCGTCCGGATTTGTATATCCAGGACATGTTCTTCATTCTTATGCAACAACAGCTACCACTACTGCAGCTACAACATCTACAGAAACACATAGTTTAG gaaaaggaagtaACGGTATGCCAGGAAATGAATCACTGCAACAAAAGGGTTTACGAGATTTTCGTGATGAAACAAACGGCACAGAATTAGTTGTACTTTACGATTATAAGGCGCAGGCGCCGGATGATTTATCTGTGAGGAGAGCTGACTGGATATATGCAGACTTAGGAAATCAAACAGTAGATGGTTGGTTGTGGGCATACGCGCCTAAAACTAGAAAATATGGGTTCATTCCGAAAGCGTATGCCCGCCCTCCTGCTATGACAAGCTTATGA
- the LOC117602525 gene encoding gastric triacylglycerol lipase, translating to MSLLYNFLLLQLFILSHVFVLATNKFNTKVEMKLGTPELIKKYGYPFEIHKIITEDGYILEIHRIPHGRINYKTNFTSKKHSILIQHGLASSSADWILLGPDKALGFVLADAGYDVWLGNNRGNVYSKNHVSISPNNRRFWDFSYHELGVYDLPAMIDYILNRTKHEKLSYIGHSQGTTQFWVMMSQKPSYNAKIQLMIGLAPVAFTGNIRGPITKLAKLTYMGVWIGEAFGYPEVRPRSVWEKFVSNLFCQDDATSQLFCTNFLFIVTGLSQANLSATNLTTIMNHVPAGASWKQVVHFGQGYIHPDNFRQFDYDNEQKNNRAYNSSVPPEYELNKVIAPVALFSSDDDRLATSKDIDLLKKKLGNVVFHREILGNSFTHYDFVWGRASVITVFEPILELLEQYK from the exons ATGTCGttgttatacaattttttactaCTGCAATTGTTTATTTTAAGCCATGTTTTTGTACTGGCGACAAATAAATTTAACACTAAAGTTGAAATGAAGCTTGGAACA CCGgaactaataaaaaaatatggatATCCGTTCGAGATTCATAAAATCATCACCGAAGATGGATATATCCTGGAGATTCATCGAATTCCACACGGACGAATCAATTATAAAACGAACTTTACAAGTAAGAAACATTCGATTTTAATTCAACATGGACTAGCGAGTAGTTCGGCGGATTGGATTCTTCTGGGACCGGATAAGGCATTAG GGTTCGTGTTAGCAGACGCAGGATATGACGTATGGCTTGGAAATAATAGAGGGAACGTTTATTCGAAAAATCATGTTTCGATATCGCCAAATAATCGACGTTTTTGGGATTTTAG TTACCACGAACTCGGAGTTTATGATCTACCTGCGATGATTGACTACATATTAAATCGAACGAAACACGAAAAGCTCTCTTACATAGGTCATTCTCAAGGGACAACGCAATTTTGGGTAATGATGTCGCAAAAGCCTAGCTACAACGCTAAAATCCAATTAATGATCGGTCTTGCACCCGTTGCTTTTACTGGTAATATACGCGGGCCGATTACAAAACTTGCGAAATTAACATACATGGGTGTG tGGATCGGTGAAGCGTTCGGTTACCCGGAAGTACGACCACGCTCTGTTTGGGAAAAATTTGTATCAAATTTATTCTGCCAGGATGATGCGACATCGCAGCTCTTTTGCACTAATTTCTTATTCATAGTGACTGGTTTGAGTCAGGCAAATTTAAGCGCG ACAAATTTAACAACGATCATGAATCACGTTCCTGCGGGCGCATCTTGGAAACAAGTAGTTCATTTTGGTCAAGGATACATACATCCTG ATAATTTTAGGCAATTTGATTATGATAACGAGCAGAAGAATAATAGAGCATATAATTCTTCAGTACCACCAGAATACGAATTGAATAAAGTAATTGCGCCAGTTGCACTTTTCAGTAGCGATGATGACCGACTTGCAACATCAAAG GATATTGATCTTCTTAAGAAGAAACTTGGTAATGTAGTGTTCCATAGAGAGATACTTGGAAACTCCTTTACTCATTACGACTTCGTATGGGGAAGAGCTTCAGTAATAACCGTGTTTGAGCCTATATTAGAATTGTTGGaacaatataaataa
- the LOC117601831 gene encoding uncharacterized protein LOC117601831 has translation MDVPDNTDEALDPRIQIELENLNDATDDINKLESELDEAHTAFRQLLSETTKRLKEILNKVGSNSVERARCYYEALEIAREAQIKCQQQAQLFQRASEIHGAAKETVALAESRFMSHQHEWNFDQAWQDMLNHATLKVMDAENQKAECGREHYRRAVLFHDAEKRLLQLEEKHRRAIIKARPYFEVKAQCDQMLATQKERVECLQKAIQDAKTNYATSLRRLEEISNQIHQQRKDYDFIANGPREPGVGAELVSPQKTSNYDLEFNQLNGDRIKDNTNDQLNKFNKVQDCDNAYVLQEDTEHLGKRSVDGSEATSQWELEVETNVENLNNLSLENSVHDSDNRNEDISNLHFYNDKFTKSNNFLQKLSYSFLKSKEHSVYNLEQLKKLSKNFQTFKNVSISKPLMTHFEESNRAQSSSAALDKCKIDNKNNSSKSLNISPTNISNLSSSLLSPKKEGARNLIRYVPNTVFKFGFSNKKSQSNSDINLPSNFDTNSTEKYRSLDNIVGNKTDDLQFDKERTNVNSTIANETCKNGLNTPKNLHCTQLNNNSTTNSEVKYAISTKKWFRSNSSQFLFSSASTSPLKNVARLSSENSLNKQLTDNSSKASAVKKLTDISLNIRELPLLSVFEKSNILLNSKSKSCSMMNLGDRQDFMPLDDFYSSDLKTVSTEKMTYLKDNQFQKFQDKK, from the exons ATGGATGTTCCGGATAATACTGACGAAGCTTTAGATCCTCGTATACAG aTTGAATTGGAGAATTTAAATGATGCAACTGATGATATAAATAAACTTGAATCTGAATTGGAT GAAGCCCACACTGCTTTTAGACAATTATTATCTGAAACTACAAAAcgattgaaagaaatattaaataaagtgGGAAGTAATTCTGTGGAAAGGGCAAGATGTTATTATGAAGCACTAGAAATAGCACGCGAGGCTCAG ATAAAATGTCAACAGCAAGCTCAACTATTTCAAAGAGCAAGTGAAATTCATGGAGCAGCAAAAGAAACTGTAGCTCTAGCTGAAAGTAGATTTATGTCCCATCAACATGAATGGAATTTTGATCAAGCATGGCAAGATATGTTAAATCATGCAACTCTTAAA GTAATGGATGCTGAAAATCAAAAAGCCGAATGTGGTCGAGAACATTACAGAAGAGCGGTATTGTTTCATGATGCCGAAAAAAGATTGTTACAATTAGAAGAAAAACATCGTCGCGCTATAATTAAAGCGAGACCATATTTTGAAGTAAAGGCCCAATGTGATCAAATGTTAGCAACACAGAAAGAAAGAGTTGAATGTTTACAAAAAGCAATACAAGATGCAAAAACTAATTATGCTACAAGTTTGCGTCGATTAGAAGAAATCAGTAATCAAATACATCAACAACGCAAAGATTATG ATTTTATAGCTAACGGACCTCGAGAACCGGGTGTAGGAGCAGAACTAGTTAGCCCGCAAAAGACTTCTAATTATGATCTGGAATTTAATCAGTTAAATGGCGATAGAATAAAAGATAACACAAATGATCAGCTTAATAAATTTAACAAAGTACAAGATTGTGAt AATGCCTACGTATTACAGGAAGATACCGAACATCTTGGAAAAAGATCAGTTGATGGAAGTGAGGCAACATCTCAATGGGAATTAGAAGTAGAAACTAATGtggaaaacttaaataatttatctTTGGAGAATTCCGTGCATGATTCAGACAATAGGAACGAAGATATAtccaatttacatttttataatgataagttcacaaaatcaaataattttttgcaaaaattaagtTACAGTTTTTTGAAAAGTAAAGAACATTCTGTATATAATCTAGAACaacttaaaaaattatcaaagaaCTTCCAGACTTTTAAAAATGTGTCCATAAGTAAACCTTTAATGACGCATTTTGAAGAATCAAATAGAGCACAGAGTAGTTCAGCCGCATTGGACAAATGTAAAATCgataacaaaaataattcatCGAAGTCGTTAAATATTAGTCCCACGAATATAAGTAATCTCAGTTCAAGCTTATTATCTCCTAAGAAAGAGGGGGCTCGAAATCTAATAAGATACGTGCCAAATACAGTTTTCAAATTTGGCTTTAGTAATAAAAAATCTCAAAGCAATAGCGATATTAATTTACCTTCGAATTTTGATACTAATTCTACCGAAAAATATCGAAGTTTAGATAATATTGTAGGTAATAAGACTGATGATCTTCAATTTGATAAAGAACGTACAAACGTAAACTCCACTATAGCTAATGAAACTTGTAAAAACGGCCTAAATACTCCAAAAAACTTACATTGTACGCAACTAAATAATAATAGCACGACTAATTCAGAAGTAAAATACGCGATATCGACGAAAAAATGGTTTAGATCTAATTcttcacaatttttattttctagcgCTAGTACATCACCGTTAAAGAACGTAGCAAGATTATCGAGTGAAAACTCGTTAAATAAACAGTTAACTGATAATAGTAGCAAAGCTTCTGCAGTTAAAAAATTAACAgatatttcattgaatattaGAGAGTTACCATTATTATCAGTATTTGAGAAATCAAATATATTGCTAAACAGTAAAAGCAAAAGCTGTAGCATGATGAACTTAGGTGATAGGCAGGATTTTATGCCATTAGATGATTTCTACTCGAGTGATTTAAAAACTGTGAGCACAGAGAAAATgacatatttaaaagataatcaattccaaaaatttcaagataaaaaataa
- the LOC117601971 gene encoding uncharacterized protein LOC117601971 translates to MDKEIDRINKTNCNLMKNQNKRAELKEPMDEKKIQEDRQFKGIGLKEKEMKGEGDKKEEEEAFTPRKNAMLGLCAVCHLTLGNINSNFNHNIPCSQGHALCQRCVQHFTIQIDPGCILCHAQYQQSNIALAQESNISLNSIKLRPRRPQVPRFQSEYQSKHHQSIQQHEQSYIKSWNQNYSSVADNIERNSLECYNNDSETSSDYERGNNVQKEKVKDAGKRNQQYSQCNLYEKGNADSYVSEARVNGQISMECSRRPIRCPRIDCAINVAFSALTHHFIFDHPEVPILNVEPGIKSTLIVSFSALSSDSSRCLALLLVSGKLSDPVARMFNGNQMNPKFRNRLPLSVLAARLNCRNQCKNDLGEKDVIIAWVAGLDIGNTKEKLLCSIQAIDKIDTEGLRSLTYTGPINSLRTAQCPEDIFSTGDCIVLHEGLLSHITSDCATLNVNVTVH, encoded by the exons atggaCAAAGAGATTGATCGAATTAACAAAACAAATTGTAACTTGATGAAAAATCAAAACAAG cGCGCAGAACTCAAGGAACCGATGGATGAAAAGAAGATACAAGAAGATAGACAATTTAAAGGAATAgggttgaaagaaaaagaaatgaaaggggAAGGAgataaaaaagaagaggaagaagcatTTACGCCTAGAAAAAATGCGATGCTTGGACTCTGTGCTGTTTGCCATCTTACACTTGGAAATATCAATtctaatttcaatcacaatattCCCTGTTCCCAAGGGCATGCCCTGTGTCAACGTTGCGTTCAACATTTTACAATCCAAATAG ATCCAGGTTGCATTCTTTGTCATGCGCAATATCAACAGTCAAACATAGCTTTAGCACAAGAAAGTAATATCAGCTTAAATTCCATAAAATTACGTCCAAGAAGACCCCAAGTTCCACGGTTTCAATCAGAGTATCAATCGAAGCATCATCAATCTATACAACAACATGAACAGTCGTATATAAAATCCTggaatcaaaattattcatctgTAGCAGATAATATTGAAAGAAATTCGTTGGAATGTTACAACAATGATTCTGAAACGAGTTCTGATTACGAACGAGGCAATAATgttcaaaaagaaaaagtcaAAGATGCTGGTAAACGAAACCAACAATATAGTCAGTGTAATTTATATGAAAAAGGAAATGCGGATTCGTACGTTTCTGAAGCTAGAGTAAACGGACAAATCAGTATGGAATGTTCCCGTAGACCCATCCGTTGTCCACGAATTGATTGCGCCATAAATGTAGCATTTTCAGCGTTAACGCATCATTTCATCTTCGATCACCCAGAAGTACCCATTTTAAATGTGGAGCCAGGTATTAAGAGTACGCTGATTGTCAGTTTTAGCGCTTTGTCTTCTGATTCCAGCCGCTGCTTGGCTCTTCTTTTAGTTTCTGGTAAACTTTC AGATCCGGTTGCAAGAATGTTTAACGGTAATCAAATGAATCCAAAATTCCGTAATCGTTTGCCATTATCGGTATTAGCTGCTCGATTAAACTGTAGAAATCAATGTAAGAACGATTTAGGGGAAAAAGATGTGATTATCGCTTGGGTCGCTGGATTGGATATTGGTAATACCAAAGAGAAACTTCTATGTAGCATTCAG GCTATAGATAAAATTGATACAGAAGGCTTACGTTCCCTGACATATACTGGTCCGATAAATTCGTTAAGAACGGCACAGTGTCCTGAAGATATCTTTTCAACAGGTGATTGTATAGTTCTGCACGAGGGTCTTCTCAGTCACATTACATCAGATTGTGCTACTCTCAATGTTAATGTTactgtacattaa
- the LOC117602524 gene encoding putative ATP-dependent RNA helicase DDX5 isoform X2, whose translation MTYGANYHTGSYRNVKERRNVYGNTNSNRNGRFENHKNNINSIPGNLRKPNWNSETLKPFKKDFYIPHPNVQSRHPQDIDLFRQENQITLKGEKIPNPIQHFEEGNFPDHVMQCIRKQGFSEPTAIQAQGWPIAMSGQNMVGIAQTGSGKTLGYILPALVHISSQQPLNRGDGPIALILVPTRELAQQIQDVAHTFSSLSYAKSTCIFGGAPKGKQARDLEQGIEICIATPGRLIDFLEHGTTNLRRCTYLVLDEADRMLDMGFEPQIRKIIEQIRPDRQVLMWSATWPKEVRNLAEEYLVDYTQLNIGSLTLSANHNILQIIDVCEEHEKQSKLENLLQEISSVNPNDGKTIIFVETKKKVENIARNIRRYGWPAVCIHGDKSQGERDHVLTEFRRKRNAILVATDVAARGLDVDDVKFVINFDYPTSSENYIHRIGRTGRSNNSGTSYAFFTPQNGRQAKDLINVLQEAKQVINPKLWELAEKTGNGIAQHRWGGDYRRRDNNFTKVHKRFEAVSYFNA comes from the exons AT gACGTACGGAGCCAATTACCATACTGGAAGTTACAGAAATGTTAAGGAGCGGAGAAATGTATACGGAAATACTAATTCCAACAGAAATGGACGTTTTGAAAATCACAAAAATAACATAAACAGTATTCCTGGCAATTTGAGGAAACCGAATTGGAATTCTGAAACTTTAAAACCTTTCaaaaaagatttttatataCCACATCCCAATGTTCAATCACGTCATCCACAAGATATAGATTTGTTTAGACAAGAAAATCAAATTACACTTAAAGGAGAGAAAATACCTAATCCCATTCAACATTTTGAAGAAGGAAATTTCCCTGACCATGTAATGCAATGTATTAGAAAGCAAGGATTCAGCGAACCAACCGCTATTCAAGCTCAGGGATGGCCAATTGCTATGTCTGGTCAAAATATGGTTGGAATAGCACAAACTGGATCTGGAAAGACTCTAGGATACATTCTGCCAGCATTAGTACATATTAGTAGCCAACAGCCGTTAAATCGCGGCGATGGACCGATTGCTCTTATCTTAGTACCAACCAGAGAATTGGCCCAACAAATTCAAGACGTTGCTCACACCTTTAGTTCTCTATCATATGCAAAAAGTACCTGTATCTTTGGTGGTGCACCAAAAGGCAAACAAGCACGTGATTTGGAACAAGGAATTGAAATCTGCATCGCCACACCTGGCCGATTAATCGATTTCCTTGAACATGGTACAACCAATTTACGTAGATGCACTTACTTAGTGTTGGACGAAGCAGATAGAATGCTTGACATGGGTTTTGAACCACAAATCCGAAAAATCATTGAACAAATTAGACCAGACAGACAAGTTCTTATGTGGTCCGCAACTTGGCCAAAAGAAGTACGAAACCTTGCAGAAGAGTACCTTGTAGATTATACACAATTGAACATTGGGTCATTAACATTGTCAGCTAATCATAACATTCTGCAAATTATTGATGTCTGCGAAGAACACGAAAAACAATCAAA ATTGGAAAATCTTCTTCAGGAAATTAGTAGTGTTAATCCGAATGATGGAAAAACAATAATTTTTgttgaaacaaagaaaaaagtgGAGAATATTGCCAGAAATATTCGTCGTTATGGCTGGCCTGCAGTATGTATACATGGTGACAAATCACAAGGGGAAAGAGATCACGTTCTTACAG AGTTTAGGAGGAAAAGGAACGCAATTCTTGTAGCAACAGATGTTGCTGCTCGTGGATTAG ATGTCGACGACGTAAAGTTTGTGATCAACTTCGATTACCCAACATCATCTGAAAACTACATTCATAGGATCGGCAGGACGGGTCGGTCAAATAACTCAGGAACAAGTTACGCCTTCTTTACACCTCAAAATGGGAGACAAGCTAAAGACCTAATTAACGTACTCCAAGAAGCAAAACAAGTTATTAATCCAAAACTTTGGGAACTTGCGGAGAAAACCGGAAATGGTATTGCTCAAC ATCGATGGGGAGGTGATTATCGTAGGCGAGACAATAATTTCACTAAAGTACACAAACGATTCGAGGCAGTAAGTTATTTTAACGCGTAG
- the LOC117602524 gene encoding putative ATP-dependent RNA helicase DDX5 isoform X1, which yields MLRQITGAIGSLRLRTYGANYHTGSYRNVKERRNVYGNTNSNRNGRFENHKNNINSIPGNLRKPNWNSETLKPFKKDFYIPHPNVQSRHPQDIDLFRQENQITLKGEKIPNPIQHFEEGNFPDHVMQCIRKQGFSEPTAIQAQGWPIAMSGQNMVGIAQTGSGKTLGYILPALVHISSQQPLNRGDGPIALILVPTRELAQQIQDVAHTFSSLSYAKSTCIFGGAPKGKQARDLEQGIEICIATPGRLIDFLEHGTTNLRRCTYLVLDEADRMLDMGFEPQIRKIIEQIRPDRQVLMWSATWPKEVRNLAEEYLVDYTQLNIGSLTLSANHNILQIIDVCEEHEKQSKLENLLQEISSVNPNDGKTIIFVETKKKVENIARNIRRYGWPAVCIHGDKSQGERDHVLTEFRRKRNAILVATDVAARGLDVDDVKFVINFDYPTSSENYIHRIGRTGRSNNSGTSYAFFTPQNGRQAKDLINVLQEAKQVINPKLWELAEKTGNGIAQHRWGGDYRRRDNNFTKVHKRFEAVSYFNA from the exons AT GTTGCGACAGATAACGGGAGCTATTGGATCCCTCAGACTTAG gACGTACGGAGCCAATTACCATACTGGAAGTTACAGAAATGTTAAGGAGCGGAGAAATGTATACGGAAATACTAATTCCAACAGAAATGGACGTTTTGAAAATCACAAAAATAACATAAACAGTATTCCTGGCAATTTGAGGAAACCGAATTGGAATTCTGAAACTTTAAAACCTTTCaaaaaagatttttatataCCACATCCCAATGTTCAATCACGTCATCCACAAGATATAGATTTGTTTAGACAAGAAAATCAAATTACACTTAAAGGAGAGAAAATACCTAATCCCATTCAACATTTTGAAGAAGGAAATTTCCCTGACCATGTAATGCAATGTATTAGAAAGCAAGGATTCAGCGAACCAACCGCTATTCAAGCTCAGGGATGGCCAATTGCTATGTCTGGTCAAAATATGGTTGGAATAGCACAAACTGGATCTGGAAAGACTCTAGGATACATTCTGCCAGCATTAGTACATATTAGTAGCCAACAGCCGTTAAATCGCGGCGATGGACCGATTGCTCTTATCTTAGTACCAACCAGAGAATTGGCCCAACAAATTCAAGACGTTGCTCACACCTTTAGTTCTCTATCATATGCAAAAAGTACCTGTATCTTTGGTGGTGCACCAAAAGGCAAACAAGCACGTGATTTGGAACAAGGAATTGAAATCTGCATCGCCACACCTGGCCGATTAATCGATTTCCTTGAACATGGTACAACCAATTTACGTAGATGCACTTACTTAGTGTTGGACGAAGCAGATAGAATGCTTGACATGGGTTTTGAACCACAAATCCGAAAAATCATTGAACAAATTAGACCAGACAGACAAGTTCTTATGTGGTCCGCAACTTGGCCAAAAGAAGTACGAAACCTTGCAGAAGAGTACCTTGTAGATTATACACAATTGAACATTGGGTCATTAACATTGTCAGCTAATCATAACATTCTGCAAATTATTGATGTCTGCGAAGAACACGAAAAACAATCAAA ATTGGAAAATCTTCTTCAGGAAATTAGTAGTGTTAATCCGAATGATGGAAAAACAATAATTTTTgttgaaacaaagaaaaaagtgGAGAATATTGCCAGAAATATTCGTCGTTATGGCTGGCCTGCAGTATGTATACATGGTGACAAATCACAAGGGGAAAGAGATCACGTTCTTACAG AGTTTAGGAGGAAAAGGAACGCAATTCTTGTAGCAACAGATGTTGCTGCTCGTGGATTAG ATGTCGACGACGTAAAGTTTGTGATCAACTTCGATTACCCAACATCATCTGAAAACTACATTCATAGGATCGGCAGGACGGGTCGGTCAAATAACTCAGGAACAAGTTACGCCTTCTTTACACCTCAAAATGGGAGACAAGCTAAAGACCTAATTAACGTACTCCAAGAAGCAAAACAAGTTATTAATCCAAAACTTTGGGAACTTGCGGAGAAAACCGGAAATGGTATTGCTCAAC ATCGATGGGGAGGTGATTATCGTAGGCGAGACAATAATTTCACTAAAGTACACAAACGATTCGAGGCAGTAAGTTATTTTAACGCGTAG